One region of Drosophila teissieri strain GT53w chromosome 2L, Prin_Dtei_1.1, whole genome shotgun sequence genomic DNA includes:
- the LOC122626816 gene encoding protein FAM210B, mitochondrial, which produces MFPKSGKTCVLLAARLPYGFNQLKTISPVQLFQSGTLMRNYIAGIKNPISIKETPKYKCSSLTTNWMNHGGCFKENYSTESASTETATTLKLTKREQLKRAFKEYGATIVVFHVVISVISLGGFYALVSSGINLVPILEYLGVGSSAFAEKVATGSTFVVAFAVHKIFAPARISITLGTTPFIVRYLRSKGFLKPKST; this is translated from the coding sequence ATGTTCCCAAAGTCGGGAAAAACATGTGTGCTTCTTGCAGCCCGTTTGCCCTATGGCTTTAATCAACTCAAGACGATTTCACCGGTTCAACTCTTTCAATCGGGCACCTTAATGCGAAACTACATAGCTGGAATTAAAAATCCCATTTCAATAAAAGAAACACCGAAATACAAGTGTTCATCTCTAACCACAAACTGGATGAATCATGGAGGATGCTTTAAAGAAAACTATAGTACCGAATCGGCTTCCACGGAGACCGCAACCACCTTGAAGTTGACTAAGAGAGAGCAACTGAAGCGGGCATTCAAGGAATATGGAGCAACCATTGTGGTCTTTCATGTGGTCATATCCGTTATTTCTCTGGGAGGCTTCTATGCACTCGTGTCCAGTGGAATAAACCTGGTGCCCATACTGGAATATCTCGGTGTGGGTTCGTCGGCGTTTGCGGAGAAAGTTGCCACAGGAAGCACCTTTGTGGTGGCCTTTGCCGTTCACAAAATCTTTGCGCCTGCCAGAATCAGCATCACATTGGGTACCACACCATTCATTGTGAGGTATTTGCGATCCAAGGGATTTCTGAAGCCAAAAAGCACATAG